A section of the Clostridium felsineum DSM 794 genome encodes:
- the ilvB gene encoding biosynthetic-type acetolactate synthase large subunit, giving the protein MKYNGSRIILECLKEQGVDTIFGYPGGAVLNIFDALYSFSEIKCVLTSHEQGASHAADGYARATGKVGVCLATSGPGATNLVTGIATAYMDSVPMVAITGQVGTTLIGKDSFQEVDITDITMPITKHNFMVKNVEDLAKTIREAFYIAKSGRPGPVLIDVPKDVTADECEYEPKAPEEIKKFEVSDKKVDEAVELILESKKPVIIVGGGCNISEAQKELKNFQEKLKCPVCATMMGLGAFSGKDDMFTGMVGMHGTPASNRSICESDLVIAIGCRFSDRVTSNADTFAKNAKILHIDIDEAEVSKNIKADGFIIGDVKEVLKKVNEKLKKRENNEWTEYSLSLKKKDNSKIVRVNKDETVNPVYVIRKLYELTDGDAIITTEVGQNQIWATQGYIYTKPRTFITSGGLGTMGYGFGAAIGASVGKEKMTFDIAGDGSFRMNINELATAVRYKLPVKIIVLNNNVLGMVRQWQNLFYKKRYSSTTLERDTDFVKIAEGYGALGLRVSTNEGVEAALKKAIEYDGPVVIDFTVKEDEMATPIVPPGANIENMVVLD; this is encoded by the coding sequence GTGAAATATAACGGTTCCAGAATTATACTTGAGTGTTTGAAAGAACAAGGTGTAGATACTATTTTTGGATATCCGGGAGGAGCAGTTTTAAATATTTTTGATGCTTTATATTCATTTTCAGAGATAAAATGTGTACTAACATCTCATGAGCAAGGGGCATCACATGCAGCAGATGGATATGCAAGGGCTACAGGAAAAGTTGGTGTATGCCTTGCAACCTCTGGGCCTGGAGCTACAAACCTTGTAACAGGAATTGCAACAGCATACATGGATTCAGTACCTATGGTTGCCATAACAGGTCAAGTAGGCACAACGTTAATAGGTAAGGACTCATTCCAAGAAGTGGATATAACAGACATAACAATGCCAATAACAAAACATAATTTTATGGTTAAAAATGTTGAAGATTTAGCTAAAACTATAAGAGAGGCGTTTTATATAGCTAAAAGTGGAAGACCTGGTCCTGTTTTAATTGATGTTCCTAAGGATGTAACTGCAGATGAATGTGAGTATGAACCTAAAGCACCAGAAGAAATTAAAAAGTTTGAGGTAAGTGATAAAAAAGTAGATGAAGCTGTAGAGCTTATTTTAGAAAGTAAAAAGCCAGTTATAATCGTGGGTGGTGGCTGCAATATATCTGAAGCACAAAAGGAACTTAAAAACTTTCAAGAAAAACTTAAATGCCCAGTTTGTGCAACAATGATGGGGCTTGGAGCTTTTAGTGGAAAAGACGATATGTTTACTGGTATGGTTGGAATGCATGGAACACCAGCTTCAAATAGATCTATATGTGAAAGTGATCTTGTTATAGCTATTGGATGTAGATTTAGTGATAGAGTAACAAGTAATGCAGATACCTTTGCAAAAAATGCAAAAATACTTCATATAGATATCGATGAAGCAGAGGTTTCTAAAAATATTAAGGCAGATGGATTTATAATTGGTGATGTTAAAGAAGTTCTTAAAAAGGTAAACGAGAAGCTTAAAAAAAGAGAGAATAATGAGTGGACAGAGTATTCATTGTCACTTAAGAAAAAGGATAATTCTAAGATAGTAAGAGTAAATAAAGATGAAACTGTAAATCCAGTGTATGTAATAAGAAAATTATATGAGCTTACAGATGGTGATGCTATCATAACAACAGAGGTTGGACAAAATCAAATATGGGCAACTCAAGGATATATATATACTAAACCTAGAACTTTTATAACCTCAGGTGGACTTGGTACAATGGGATATGGATTTGGGGCAGCTATAGGGGCTAGTGTTGGAAAAGAAAAGATGACCTTTGATATTGCTGGTGATGGAAGCTTTAGAATGAATATAAATGAACTTGCTACAGCAGTTAGATATAAATTGCCTGTAAAAATAATTGTATTAAATAACAATGTTCTTGGCATGGTTAGACAATGGCAAAATCTATTTTATAAGAAGAGATATTCGAGCACTACTTTAGAAAGAGATACTGATTTTGTGAAAATAGCAGAAGGTTATGGTGCACTTGGATTAAGAGTTTCTACAAATGAGGGAGTAGAGGCAGCACTTAAAAAGGCGATAGAATATGATGGACCAGTAGTAATTGATTTTACTGTAAAAGAGGATGAAATGGCAACTCCTATAGTTCCACCAGGAGCGAATATTGAAAATATGGTTGTGCTTGATTAG